From the Rhodococcus sp. NBC_00297 genome, one window contains:
- a CDS encoding phosphoketolase family protein has protein sequence MPYEDHDLELDLRWWAAANYLTVAQIYLQDNTLLREPLRAEHIKPRLLGHWGTSPGLSMIYTILNRHIRRTDTDWLYVTGPGHGGPALVASTYLEGTYSEIYPKVSRDAEGLRVLCRQFSSPGGIPSHVSVPTPGSIHEGGELGYALVHAAGAAFDRPDLTVACVIGDGEAETGPLSASWKLPAFLNPRRDGAVLPILHLNGAKIAGPTVLGRTSDEDVAQYLSGQGWAPVVVEGDDPHQVFRDLEQAIRNAHETIREAQRAARSGSGDRVRWPAIVLRTPKGWTGPHEVDGVLVEGTNRAHQVPLSGVRDNPAHLRLLQDWLSSYRPETLFDENGTLVEELADLAPSGDKRMGSTPYANGGRLLTPLTIPTLDTYALDIPAPGTTFHGTTKVLGELLRDIYSRNTTEDGGGSFRLFCPDETASNRLDAVFDVTDRCWQLPTTEWDTALSADGRVMEVLSEHLCQGWLEGYLLAGGHGLFASYEAFAMVSVSMMIQHVKWLQHARDLRWREPVASLNILLTSTCWRNDHNGFSHQGPGMIDAAIPLSPEVVRVWLPPDANTLLSISDHCLRSRDHVNLIVVDKQEHLQYLTLDEAHDHCARGASIWEWAGTEASTAGRPEVPDSPDIVLASAGDVPTQEILAAAELLREWVPYLRVRVVNVVDLMALMPVRDHPHGMPEETFVDLFTADTDVVFGFHGYSRAVHELLHGRTGASRFHVHGFREQGTTTTPFDMVVVNEMSRYHLVLDALRRARRVPEHSADLADHCRNQLERHRSYVVEHLEDMPEVKDWTWGSAERH, from the coding sequence ATGCCGTACGAGGATCACGACCTGGAGCTCGACCTGCGCTGGTGGGCCGCGGCGAACTATCTGACCGTCGCGCAGATCTACCTGCAGGACAACACGTTGCTCCGGGAACCGCTACGGGCGGAGCACATCAAGCCCCGGCTTCTCGGGCACTGGGGCACGAGCCCCGGCCTGTCGATGATCTACACGATTCTCAACCGGCACATCCGCCGCACCGACACCGACTGGCTCTACGTCACCGGTCCCGGCCACGGCGGTCCCGCACTGGTCGCGTCGACGTATCTGGAGGGCACGTACAGCGAGATCTATCCGAAGGTCTCCCGCGACGCCGAGGGACTGCGAGTGCTGTGCCGCCAGTTCTCCTCGCCCGGCGGCATTCCGAGCCATGTCAGCGTGCCCACACCCGGCAGCATCCACGAGGGCGGCGAACTGGGCTACGCACTCGTGCACGCCGCGGGTGCCGCCTTCGACCGCCCGGACCTCACGGTCGCCTGCGTCATCGGAGACGGTGAGGCGGAGACCGGGCCGCTGTCGGCGTCGTGGAAGCTTCCGGCCTTCCTGAACCCGCGTCGCGACGGCGCGGTGCTCCCGATCCTGCACCTCAACGGTGCGAAGATCGCGGGGCCGACGGTCCTCGGCCGGACCTCCGACGAGGATGTCGCACAGTATCTCTCGGGGCAGGGCTGGGCACCCGTCGTCGTCGAGGGCGACGATCCGCACCAGGTGTTCCGCGATCTGGAACAGGCGATCAGGAACGCACACGAGACGATCCGCGAGGCACAGCGCGCCGCCCGCTCCGGGTCCGGTGATCGCGTGCGCTGGCCGGCGATCGTGCTGCGCACACCCAAGGGATGGACCGGTCCGCACGAGGTGGACGGGGTTCTCGTGGAGGGAACGAACAGGGCGCACCAAGTTCCGCTGTCCGGAGTGCGCGACAATCCCGCGCACCTCCGACTCCTGCAGGACTGGTTGTCGTCCTATCGGCCCGAGACACTGTTCGACGAGAACGGCACCCTGGTCGAGGAGCTGGCCGACCTCGCCCCGTCGGGTGACAAGCGCATGGGATCGACGCCCTACGCCAACGGCGGACGACTCCTCACACCGTTGACCATTCCGACCCTCGACACGTACGCCCTGGACATACCCGCACCCGGCACCACGTTCCACGGGACGACGAAGGTGCTCGGCGAGCTGCTCCGAGACATCTACTCGCGCAACACCACCGAGGACGGCGGCGGATCCTTCCGGCTCTTCTGTCCCGACGAGACGGCCAGTAACCGTCTCGACGCCGTGTTCGACGTGACCGACCGCTGCTGGCAACTGCCCACCACCGAGTGGGACACGGCGCTGTCTGCGGACGGACGGGTGATGGAGGTGCTCAGCGAGCACCTGTGCCAGGGATGGCTGGAGGGGTACCTGCTCGCGGGCGGGCACGGACTGTTCGCGAGCTACGAGGCGTTCGCGATGGTCAGCGTCTCGATGATGATCCAGCACGTCAAGTGGCTCCAGCACGCCCGCGACCTGCGGTGGCGCGAACCCGTCGCGTCGCTGAACATCCTGTTGACCAGCACGTGCTGGCGCAACGACCACAACGGCTTCAGCCACCAGGGCCCCGGCATGATCGACGCCGCCATCCCGCTGTCCCCCGAGGTGGTGCGCGTGTGGCTGCCCCCGGACGCCAACACACTGCTGTCCATCTCCGACCACTGCCTGCGCAGCCGGGACCACGTGAACCTGATCGTCGTGGACAAGCAGGAGCACCTGCAGTACCTCACGCTGGACGAGGCACACGATCACTGCGCGCGGGGAGCGTCGATCTGGGAGTGGGCGGGCACCGAGGCGAGCACCGCCGGTCGGCCCGAGGTCCCGGACAGTCCCGACATCGTGCTCGCGAGCGCCGGCGACGTTCCGACACAGGAGATCCTGGCCGCAGCCGAACTGCTCCGCGAATGGGTTCCGTATCTTCGGGTGCGGGTGGTGAACGTCGTCGATCTGATGGCGTTGATGCCGGTGCGCGACCACCCGCACGGCATGCCCGAGGAGACGTTCGTGGACCTCTTCACGGCCGACACCGACGTCGTCTTCGGCTTCCACGGCTACTCGCGCGCGGTGCACGAACTCCTGCACGGACGCACCGGTGCCTCCCGATTCCACGTGCACGGCTTCCGCGAGCAGGGAACGACCACCACGCCGTTCGACATGGTGGTCGTCAACGAGATGAGCCGATACCACCTCGTCCTCGACGCGCTGCGACGTGCGCGACGCGTGCCCGAACACAGTGCCGATCTGGCCGATCACTGTCGGAACCAGTTGGAACGTCACCGGTCCTACGTCGTCGAGCATCTCGAGGACATGCCCGAGGTGAAGGACTGGACGTGGGGGTCGGCAGAGCGTCACTGA
- a CDS encoding CG0192-related protein has product MALIHRATIVPTKIDLLRQWVPLQPWAAGIDVGTLEVVDAYRFDDPDGEVGLESHLLRAADGTILHVPLTYRSAPLPGAETALITTMEHSVLGTRHVHDAAHDPVYLATLLRTVLTGGTQAAFEYSEPGPEREVTALVHGTGQAGADVPDVQAPSVDTRGTDTVVDVGTAVLTLHRVPLDDPADRDALVGTWAGRAHPAVLATAVLHGTAHGG; this is encoded by the coding sequence GTGGCCCTGATTCATCGCGCGACCATCGTTCCCACCAAGATCGACCTGCTGCGGCAGTGGGTTCCGCTGCAGCCGTGGGCGGCAGGCATCGACGTCGGCACGCTCGAGGTCGTCGACGCCTACCGCTTCGACGATCCCGACGGCGAGGTGGGACTGGAGTCGCACCTGCTCCGCGCCGCCGACGGGACGATCCTGCACGTGCCTCTCACCTACCGATCGGCACCGCTTCCCGGCGCCGAGACGGCGCTGATCACCACCATGGAACACAGCGTGCTCGGGACCCGCCACGTTCACGACGCGGCGCACGATCCGGTGTATCTGGCGACGCTGCTGCGGACCGTTCTCACGGGCGGAACTCAGGCGGCGTTCGAGTACTCCGAGCCCGGGCCCGAGCGCGAAGTCACCGCACTCGTCCACGGAACCGGACAGGCCGGCGCCGACGTTCCCGACGTCCAGGCGCCGTCGGTCGACACCCGCGGCACCGACACCGTCGTCGACGTCGGCACCGCCGTGCTCACCCTGCATCGCGTCCCGCTGGACGACCCGGCTGATCGCGACGCCTTGGTCGGCACGTGGGCCGGACGGGCTCACCCTGCCGTTCTCGCGACGGCCGTCCTGCATGGAACCGCGCACGGCGGGTAG
- a CDS encoding WXG100 family type VII secretion target has translation MEHTAVDAATMVDAARSLGRVSLDLEREVAEAASVVAAVSASWQGLAATAFVDGWGTVHHGARSVVAALEDSAGRLEIAAIAYAGQDDAAAAAIAGAV, from the coding sequence ATGGAACACACGGCTGTCGACGCGGCGACCATGGTGGACGCGGCCAGGTCGTTGGGCAGGGTGTCGCTGGATCTCGAGCGGGAGGTCGCGGAGGCCGCCTCGGTCGTCGCCGCGGTGTCCGCCTCGTGGCAGGGCCTGGCGGCGACGGCGTTCGTCGACGGGTGGGGCACCGTTCATCACGGCGCCCGGTCGGTGGTCGCGGCGCTCGAGGACTCAGCGGGTCGACTCGAGATCGCAGCCATTGCCTATGCGGGACAGGACGACGCGGCCGCGGCCGCGATCGCGGGTGCGGTGTGA
- a CDS encoding WXG100 family type VII secretion target, which yields MTGYRVDLAELDAVVVRLTRLAEATRVALDDVSVRVSALPWEGTAAEAHRATQSAWSAGAREMAVGVETMRDAARRAHSSYTAALESNSRMFGRD from the coding sequence GTGACGGGCTACCGAGTCGACCTGGCCGAACTGGATGCCGTGGTCGTGAGGCTGACGCGGTTGGCCGAGGCCACGCGGGTCGCCCTCGACGACGTGTCGGTGCGGGTGTCCGCCCTGCCGTGGGAGGGCACGGCGGCAGAGGCTCATCGCGCCACGCAGAGCGCATGGTCGGCTGGGGCTCGCGAGATGGCGGTCGGTGTCGAGACCATGAGAGACGCTGCGCGCCGGGCACACTCGTCGTACACCGCGGCCCTCGAGTCGAACAGCCGCATGTTCGGGCGCGACTGA
- a CDS encoding WXG100-like domain-containing protein translates to MAPPVVLDVSPEVYAEAARSVYRADEIMASAVNVHHGASRAWAAMAGSDAAGEQWGRAYDGSVVDLSRALATTFSATSVLARLVDQAGANHVAAESIAVVPSTPPPAGRAPSAARQLEYPSAVGDLGPGLQGAVELADAVGVPCPNGDTDALRDASSAWIVLGQAMLDARSEVLGAAADLGAVNVPERDAMVRDLRRLSEAVEAVAGACSGLAAACHDYAEQLEKTRRDIRDLIEQFAVEEAAAVAVGIGLAFVSAGLSAAAGAAITAGRFARTASRVRAVIAALHAFARMRRTETSMATVRRAADDVEDLTTRVPVGLDDVSAAERAAGPPPAGWSSTRALDDHFARHGADVGARSADEYADLAARFRTEGSHQVKVGPDGTVRMYDPETNTFASYTPDGTTKTYFKPGSGASYWDRQPGVPE, encoded by the coding sequence ATGGCGCCCCCGGTCGTTCTCGACGTGTCACCCGAGGTCTACGCCGAGGCGGCTCGGTCGGTGTATCGCGCGGACGAGATCATGGCGAGTGCGGTGAACGTCCACCACGGTGCGTCGCGCGCGTGGGCCGCGATGGCGGGAAGCGACGCCGCGGGTGAGCAGTGGGGCCGGGCGTACGACGGATCCGTCGTCGATCTCTCCCGCGCACTCGCCACGACGTTCTCGGCGACGTCGGTGCTGGCGCGGCTCGTCGATCAGGCGGGTGCGAATCACGTTGCGGCGGAGTCGATCGCGGTGGTTCCGAGTACCCCGCCGCCGGCAGGGCGGGCACCGTCCGCCGCGCGGCAGCTCGAGTACCCGAGCGCGGTGGGTGACCTCGGCCCGGGGCTCCAGGGTGCGGTGGAGCTGGCCGACGCGGTCGGCGTGCCGTGCCCCAACGGCGATACCGACGCACTGCGGGACGCGTCGAGCGCGTGGATCGTGCTGGGGCAGGCGATGCTCGACGCACGGTCCGAGGTGCTCGGTGCCGCGGCCGATCTGGGTGCCGTGAACGTGCCGGAGCGGGACGCGATGGTGCGGGACCTCCGTCGACTGTCCGAGGCAGTGGAAGCGGTGGCGGGTGCGTGCTCGGGGCTGGCCGCCGCGTGCCACGACTACGCCGAGCAGCTCGAGAAGACGCGCCGCGACATCCGCGACCTGATCGAGCAGTTCGCAGTGGAGGAGGCGGCGGCCGTCGCGGTCGGTATCGGGTTGGCCTTCGTGTCCGCGGGACTGTCGGCCGCGGCGGGAGCGGCGATCACGGCCGGTCGTTTCGCACGTACCGCCTCGAGAGTGCGCGCGGTCATCGCGGCGCTGCACGCGTTCGCTCGGATGCGGCGCACCGAGACGTCGATGGCGACGGTGCGACGAGCTGCCGACGACGTGGAGGATCTGACCACTCGTGTGCCCGTCGGCCTGGACGACGTCAGTGCGGCGGAGCGTGCTGCCGGTCCGCCGCCGGCAGGGTGGTCGTCCACTCGTGCGCTCGACGACCACTTCGCGCGCCACGGCGCCGACGTGGGTGCACGGTCGGCCGACGAGTACGCCGACCTCGCGGCGCGGTTCCGCACGGAGGGCTCGCATCAGGTCAAGGTCGGCCCGGACGGCACCGTGCGGATGTACGACCCGGAGACCAACACGTTCGCGTCCTATACGCCGGACGGCACCACCAAGACATACTTCAAGCCCGGATCCGGTGCGTCGTACTGGGACCGCCAACCAGGAGTTCCGGAATGA
- a CDS encoding FRG domain-containing protein translates to MKSRIIMTYRWLQEKEYRGIGGGGQICMDAEFDESQSPIGVFSVNELPQLVQAIGYIKSQQEGATYLRGQGELHGGRMLPSLYRSQKKLHSSNLTRILSEFIASIYEWRCTHDHHTAANCPEQVPRIRDHSRNGSSLLTSGMRRYAVEPLFQHYGIKTGWIDVVDNIWVALWFACHDFVTTDRYTHIVKKTPRSGDDHVYLITTTIDGVKRVDLNISKANNALTPGLDKYTSGARVIDLRTAVPSVYLRPHAQHGLLIRHSESQQSISLGAFRIPLAKALDWLGSSLLLSPFGLFPPPTVDEGYRKMIEGSASIQFPPNIGAIEIVGPGY, encoded by the coding sequence ATGAAATCAAGGATCATTATGACATATCGATGGCTTCAAGAAAAGGAATACAGAGGCATTGGAGGGGGTGGCCAAATATGCATGGATGCGGAGTTCGACGAGTCGCAATCGCCTATCGGCGTTTTCTCAGTCAATGAACTTCCGCAACTTGTGCAAGCGATTGGGTACATCAAGTCGCAACAGGAAGGAGCCACGTACCTCCGCGGCCAGGGAGAACTACACGGCGGACGAATGCTACCCAGCCTCTATCGCTCACAGAAGAAACTCCATTCGTCGAATTTGACGAGAATACTCAGCGAGTTCATAGCTTCGATATACGAGTGGAGATGCACGCATGACCATCATACTGCAGCCAACTGCCCTGAGCAGGTCCCCCGCATCCGAGACCACTCCCGCAACGGGTCCTCTTTGCTGACATCCGGAATGCGTCGATATGCCGTCGAACCATTGTTCCAACATTACGGAATAAAAACAGGGTGGATTGATGTGGTCGATAATATCTGGGTAGCATTGTGGTTCGCGTGTCACGATTTTGTCACCACGGATCGATACACGCATATAGTCAAGAAGACACCACGGTCCGGTGACGACCACGTTTACTTAATTACCACGACCATTGATGGAGTCAAGCGCGTAGACCTGAATATTAGCAAGGCCAACAATGCACTCACACCCGGCTTGGACAAGTACACTAGCGGCGCTAGAGTTATTGATCTACGGACGGCAGTACCGTCGGTATATTTGCGCCCACACGCGCAGCACGGATTACTAATACGGCACTCGGAATCTCAACAGAGCATATCGCTAGGCGCGTTCCGAATTCCTTTGGCGAAAGCGCTCGACTGGCTAGGAAGCAGTCTCCTCCTCAGCCCCTTCGGCCTCTTCCCCCCGCCGACAGTCGATGAGGGTTACCGAAAGATGATCGAGGGTTCGGCGAGCATTCAGTTCCCCCCGAATATTGGTGCCATTGAGATAGTTGGGCCAGGGTACTAA
- a CDS encoding excalibur calcium-binding domain-containing protein has protein sequence MTAYPPPFQPPHIEARKKGNKGKITAAVAAFVGLSVVGLGLMQEPEPVAASAQTTLTTTSAAPTTTPRATTTTPRPTTTTSTTTAVTTTPETVTVYAPPPTTTVPYVETPYVETPYVEVPDVDRAYVPAPVPFVAPVPAPAPYVAPAVVPESSGSTYYTNCTAARNAGAAPVRVGDPGYGSHLDRDGDGVGCE, from the coding sequence ATGACCGCGTATCCGCCGCCGTTCCAGCCGCCCCACATCGAGGCCCGCAAGAAGGGCAACAAGGGCAAGATCACGGCCGCTGTCGCCGCCTTCGTGGGCCTGTCCGTCGTCGGACTGGGGCTGATGCAGGAACCCGAACCCGTCGCCGCGAGCGCGCAGACCACCCTCACCACCACGTCGGCCGCACCGACCACCACTCCCCGCGCGACGACCACCACCCCGCGGCCGACCACCACGACGTCGACGACCACTGCCGTCACGACCACTCCCGAGACCGTCACCGTGTACGCACCGCCGCCCACCACGACGGTGCCGTACGTCGAGACCCCGTACGTCGAGACCCCGTACGTCGAGGTGCCGGACGTCGACCGCGCCTACGTCCCGGCGCCCGTGCCGTTCGTCGCGCCGGTACCCGCACCGGCTCCGTACGTCGCGCCGGCCGTCGTTCCCGAGTCGTCCGGATCGACGTACTACACGAACTGCACCGCGGCTCGGAACGCCGGCGCGGCGCCCGTCCGCGTGGGCGACCCCGGCTACGGCTCGCACCTGGACCGCGACGGAGACGGCGTCGGGTGTGAGTGA
- a CDS encoding MmgE/PrpD family protein, with product MTDSVTFLSAEQVRLRIDDLARFCVDLPATGTAYESRIRTVLLDLLGVTLAGARTPELTALLTRWRTEPGTTATVGRGARTGVETAAYLDAIASCCLELDEGNKYAAGHPAAHVLPAAVAAARLGAQPVSGDRFVAAVVAGYEVATRFGAALTRDPKWHTHGHWGATGAAAAAAVVWDLDAERTAAAIDASTALVHVAPWAVVLAGNFARNLWIGGAVRAGLDAARLSSAGLVHNSGAAATTLGDIVGTLDADKLAPAPDGTFALDQGYAKRHASCSYTHAAVDIVQALRTNLDIADIASVRVRTHALAEPLFGRHPSTRLGAMFSLPFVVSAAVVAGSIDVETLTPGSATFRAAEEFSARVDVESSPALTALLPDRRAAEVDIVLVSGETVSAGSPDPVGDVDHFPLDHAQIVEKIERLVGAEDAGRIDRVVTDVLHSSDVVRTLTTLP from the coding sequence ATGACCGACTCGGTAACGTTCCTTTCAGCGGAACAGGTGCGACTACGCATCGACGATCTGGCGCGTTTCTGCGTGGACTTACCCGCGACCGGTACCGCGTACGAGAGTCGGATCCGCACCGTGCTGCTCGACCTTCTGGGTGTCACCCTGGCGGGAGCGCGGACACCGGAACTGACCGCGCTTCTCACGCGGTGGCGAACCGAACCGGGCACGACGGCCACCGTCGGTCGCGGCGCCCGCACCGGCGTGGAGACGGCGGCCTACCTGGACGCGATCGCCTCGTGCTGCCTCGAACTGGACGAGGGCAACAAGTACGCGGCGGGTCACCCTGCCGCCCATGTGCTTCCGGCCGCCGTCGCAGCGGCCCGCCTCGGCGCACAGCCGGTGTCGGGCGACCGGTTCGTCGCCGCCGTGGTGGCCGGTTACGAGGTGGCCACCCGCTTCGGTGCCGCATTGACCCGCGACCCGAAGTGGCACACCCACGGACACTGGGGAGCGACCGGCGCCGCCGCCGCCGCTGCCGTCGTGTGGGATCTCGACGCCGAGCGCACGGCGGCCGCGATCGACGCCTCGACCGCGCTCGTGCACGTCGCACCGTGGGCCGTGGTGCTCGCGGGCAACTTCGCCCGGAACCTGTGGATCGGCGGCGCCGTCCGTGCGGGACTCGACGCCGCGCGGTTGTCCTCGGCAGGACTGGTGCACAACAGCGGCGCGGCGGCGACGACTCTGGGGGACATCGTCGGCACTCTCGATGCCGACAAGCTCGCACCCGCGCCGGACGGCACGTTCGCCCTCGATCAGGGGTACGCGAAGCGCCATGCCAGCTGCTCTTACACCCACGCCGCCGTCGACATCGTGCAGGCTCTGCGCACGAACCTGGATATCGCCGACATCGCGAGCGTGCGCGTCCGCACCCACGCGCTGGCGGAACCCCTGTTCGGTCGGCACCCCTCGACGCGGCTCGGTGCGATGTTCTCGCTGCCGTTCGTCGTGTCCGCCGCGGTGGTGGCCGGAAGCATCGACGTGGAGACCCTGACGCCCGGCAGCGCGACCTTCCGTGCGGCGGAGGAGTTCAGCGCACGGGTGGACGTCGAGTCGTCGCCCGCGCTCACGGCGCTGCTGCCCGACCGACGCGCCGCGGAGGTCGACATCGTTCTCGTCTCCGGCGAGACCGTGTCGGCCGGTTCACCGGATCCGGTGGGCGACGTCGACCATTTCCCGTTGGATCACGCGCAGATAGTGGAGAAGATCGAACGGCTCGTCGGCGCGGAGGATGCCGGGCGGATCGATCGCGTGGTCACCGATGTCCTGCATTCTTCGGACGTGGTCCGAACTCTGACCACACTGCCCTGA
- a CDS encoding cyclase family protein: MSDRLLEAVTAGVRTVDLGRQLRVGMPQSPNHPQFWHTLPRRHGDMTRSDGGSAANDMITTGTHVGTHIDALAHVSHEGKMHGGVDAAEAGVGGKYVELGVHTIAPMIRRGILLDIPAVRGIERLEGGDEITVDDLESACVAQGVEVSAGDVVLIRSGWAQLFDEGQPYVGGPSGVPGVGEPGAQWLASREVHAAGADTIAFERLAPGGGHALLPAHRVLLVESGIYIIEALDLEELARTRTYEFTFVLVPLNIFGATGSPVRPLAVVSA, encoded by the coding sequence ATGTCGGACAGACTTCTCGAGGCCGTCACGGCCGGTGTACGCACGGTCGATCTCGGACGCCAGCTGCGGGTCGGTATGCCGCAGTCGCCGAATCACCCGCAGTTCTGGCACACGCTTCCGCGTCGGCACGGCGACATGACCCGGTCGGACGGCGGCAGCGCCGCGAACGACATGATCACCACCGGAACGCATGTCGGCACCCATATCGACGCGCTCGCCCACGTCTCCCACGAGGGGAAGATGCATGGCGGTGTCGACGCGGCCGAGGCCGGTGTCGGCGGCAAGTACGTCGAGCTCGGTGTGCACACGATCGCGCCGATGATCCGCCGCGGCATCCTGCTCGACATTCCGGCCGTGCGCGGAATCGAGCGGCTCGAGGGCGGCGACGAGATCACGGTCGACGACCTCGAGTCCGCCTGCGTCGCCCAGGGTGTCGAGGTGTCGGCCGGCGACGTCGTGCTGATCCGCAGTGGGTGGGCGCAGTTGTTCGACGAGGGTCAGCCCTATGTCGGTGGTCCGTCCGGGGTTCCCGGCGTCGGCGAGCCCGGCGCGCAGTGGCTCGCGTCCCGAGAGGTGCACGCTGCGGGCGCCGACACCATCGCCTTCGAACGCCTCGCGCCGGGCGGTGGCCACGCGCTGCTCCCCGCTCACCGAGTCCTGCTGGTGGAGAGCGGCATCTACATCATCGAGGCCCTCGATCTCGAGGAGCTCGCACGCACCCGGACGTACGAGTTCACCTTCGTCCTGGTGCCGCTCAACATCTTCGGCGCCACGGGATCGCCGGTGCGCCCCCTCGCGGTGGTGTCGGCATGA
- a CDS encoding MmgE/PrpD family protein, translating to MTESTLARTLAEFAVEHSFDDLPADVVDSIGLRVLDTLGIAIAATELDTSAMATAWAREQGGRAVASAVGVEENLPPTLAAFVNGVLAHSLDFDDTHLPSVLHPSASVVPAALAAAQQHGASGRDLVRGIAIGLEVCVRLGMAGFDPETKNSVFFENGQHATSICGAMGGAAAAAVIGGASADGIVDTLGIAASMAAGIIEANRTGGTVKRMHCGWAAHSGVSAAGLARHGITGPPTVLEGRFGFFQAWLHQSGRAAEITDGLGSTWAAPGLFVKPYPANHFTHAALDAAAALRNRGITPADVERFVLGVPAANLRTIGEPIEVKRTPQTGYMAQFSGPYAVAVGMLGGGGLGAVLDDYTDEKATSTERRDIMARVDVVPDAQCDAIFPHQFPAVLTAHLSDGTTVVEEVLTTRGGPEWPLSFEDVRAKFTANVDGLLSVQAADAFAAQCAGLADLEDPGVLFDSIRTLGN from the coding sequence ATGACCGAGTCCACACTCGCCCGCACGCTGGCGGAGTTCGCGGTGGAGCACTCGTTCGACGATCTGCCTGCCGACGTGGTGGACAGCATCGGGCTCCGCGTCCTCGACACGCTCGGGATCGCGATCGCGGCCACGGAACTCGACACCAGTGCGATGGCCACCGCGTGGGCGCGGGAGCAGGGCGGCCGGGCCGTCGCCTCGGCCGTCGGCGTGGAGGAGAACCTCCCGCCTACCCTCGCGGCCTTCGTCAACGGGGTGCTCGCGCACTCCCTCGACTTCGACGACACCCACCTGCCCTCGGTACTGCACCCCAGCGCGTCGGTGGTACCGGCCGCACTCGCCGCGGCGCAGCAGCACGGTGCCTCCGGCCGGGACCTTGTGCGCGGCATTGCGATCGGCCTCGAGGTGTGTGTCCGCCTCGGCATGGCGGGTTTCGATCCGGAGACGAAGAACTCGGTGTTCTTCGAGAACGGGCAGCACGCCACGTCCATCTGTGGAGCCATGGGCGGTGCGGCCGCTGCCGCGGTGATCGGCGGCGCCTCGGCCGACGGCATCGTCGACACGCTCGGTATCGCGGCGTCGATGGCGGCCGGCATCATCGAGGCGAACCGCACCGGTGGCACGGTCAAGCGCATGCACTGCGGGTGGGCGGCGCACTCCGGCGTGTCCGCGGCCGGTCTCGCTCGGCACGGCATCACCGGACCGCCGACGGTGCTCGAGGGCAGGTTCGGATTCTTTCAGGCGTGGCTGCACCAGAGCGGACGCGCCGCCGAGATCACCGACGGCCTGGGCAGCACCTGGGCCGCGCCGGGTCTCTTCGTGAAGCCCTACCCGGCCAACCACTTCACGCACGCGGCTCTCGATGCGGCGGCGGCGTTGCGGAATCGGGGCATCACGCCCGCGGACGTCGAGCGGTTCGTCCTCGGTGTCCCCGCTGCCAACCTCCGGACCATCGGCGAACCCATCGAGGTCAAGCGCACCCCGCAGACCGGGTACATGGCTCAGTTCAGCGGACCCTACGCGGTGGCGGTGGGCATGCTCGGTGGCGGTGGACTCGGTGCGGTACTGGACGACTACACCGACGAGAAGGCCACGTCGACGGAGCGTCGCGACATCATGGCACGCGTCGACGTCGTCCCGGACGCACAGTGCGACGCCATCTTCCCGCACCAGTTCCCGGCCGTTCTCACGGCGCATCTCAGCGACGGCACCACCGTCGTCGAAGAGGTGTTGACCACGCGCGGCGGACCGGAGTGGCCGTTGTCGTTCGAGGACGTTCGAGCGAAGTTCACGGCCAACGTCGACGGCCTGCTGAGCGTGCAGGCAGCCGACGCCTTCGCAGCGCAGTGCGCCGGCCTCGCCGACCTCGAGGACCCGGGCGTGCTGTTCGATTCGATTCGTACTCTGGGGAATTAG